Proteins encoded together in one Vanessa tameamea isolate UH-Manoa-2023 chromosome 30, ilVanTame1 primary haplotype, whole genome shotgun sequence window:
- the LOC113391640 gene encoding uncharacterized protein LOC113391640, which yields MKYLVVLAVFALAFAAEEKEEERPKTFRRLIPADVLRDFPGMCFASTRCATVEPTNSWDLAPFCGRSTCVISEDVPPRLLELVEDCGPLPIANPKCKLDTDKTNKTAPFPGCCPIFTCEDGVKLEYPELPTPPPEDEKKKEETKA from the exons ATGAAGTACCTAGTTGTCCTGGCTGTTTTCGCGTTGGCGTTCGCCGCTGAAGAAAAGGAGGAAGAACGGCCGAAGACGTTCAGACGGCTTATCCCAGCTGACGTTTTGAGAG atttccCCGGAATGTGTTTCGCGTCAACTCGCTGTGCCACCGTCGAGCCCACAAACTCCTGGGACCTTGCTCCATTCTGCGGCCGCAGTACCTGCGTCATCAGTGAAGACGTGCCTCCCAGGCTTCTGGAACTCGTCGAGGACTGCGGACCCCTCCCGATCGCTAACCCCAAATGCAAACTTGACACTG acaaAACCAACAAAACTGCTCCATTCCCTGGTTGCTGCCCGATCTTCACCTGCGAGGATGGCGTCAAGTTAGAATACCCAGAACTCCCCACCCCTCCCCCAGAAGACGAGAAGAAAAAGGAGGAGACGAaagcctaa
- the LOC113391633 gene encoding synaptotagmin-7 isoform X4, producing the protein MLSPSKMMAFLQNRSISLVDMYIDNSEPSENVGQIHFSLEYDFQNTTLILRIIQGKELPAKDLSGTSDPYVRVTLLPDKKHRLETKIKRRTLNPRWNETFYFEGFPIQKLQSRVLHLHVFDYDRFSRDDSIGEVFLPLCQVDLSEKPSFWKALKPPAKDKCGELLTSLCYHPSNSVLTLTLLKARNLKAKDINGKSDPYVKVWLQFGDKRIEKRKTAVFKCTLNPVFNDSFSFNVPWEKIRECSLDVQVMDFDNIGRNELIGRILLAGKNGSGATETKHWQDMITKPRQTIVQWHRLKPE; encoded by the exons ATGGCGTTCCTTCAGAACCGGTCCATCTCATTGGTGGACATGTACATCGACAACTCGGAGCCGTCAGAGAACGTTGGCCAGATCCATTTCTCGCTGGAATACGACTTCCAAAACACTACCTTGATCCTTAGGATTATACAA GGCAAGGAACTCCCGGCTAAGGATCTAAGCGGGACATCCGATCCTTACGTGAGGGTAACATTGCTGCCGGATAAGAAACACCGCTTGGAGACGAAGATCAAACGTCGAACCTTGAACCCGAGATGGAACGAAACCTTCTACTTCGAAGGGTTCCCGATACAGAAGCTGCAGAGTCGG GTGCTACACCTTCACGTCTTCGACTACGATCGTTTCTCGAGAGATGATTCCATCGGCGAGGTGTTCCTTCCATTATGCCAg GTGGACTTAAGCGAGAAGCCATCCTTTTGGAAGGCTCTAAAACCACCAGCTAAGGATAAGTGTGGCGAGCTGCTGACGTCACTGTGCTATCATCCGAGTAACAGCGTACTAACACTGACACTACTCAAAGCTAGAAACTTAAAGGCTAAAGATATTAATGGAAAATCAG ATCCCTACGTTAAAGTTTGGCTGCAGTTCGGTGACAAACGTATCGAAAAACGCAAGACAGCCGTCTTCAAATGCACACTGAATCCCGTCTTCAATGACTCGTTCTCCTTCAACGTGCCCTGGGAGAAGATCAGAGAGTGCTCCTTGGACGTCCAAGTAATGGACTTCGACAATATTGGCCGGAACGAGCTCATTGGCAGAATACTCTTGGCTG GGAAAAACGGCTCTGGGGCCACAGAAACAAAACACTGGCAAGATATGATCACCAAACCTCGACAGACCATCGTACAATGGCACCGCTTGAAACCTGAATAA